A region from the Streptomyces lydicus genome encodes:
- a CDS encoding RNaseH domain-containing protein: MSALDIPGPAAALTPCRRAPAFLHQRKDWHSSTAAQIAVPHAGDRDPQHLAALAAQLCHQSLA, from the coding sequence TTGTCGGCCCTGGACATCCCGGGGCCGGCAGCAGCCCTTACGCCCTGTCGGCGGGCACCTGCGTTCCTCCATCAACGCAAGGACTGGCACAGCTCCACCGCCGCCCAGATCGCCGTCCCCCACGCAGGAGACAGGGATCCACAACACCTCGCCGCTCTCGCCGCCCAGTTGTGCCACCAGTCCCTGGCCTGA